The Solanum lycopersicum chromosome 9, SLM_r2.1 genome window below encodes:
- the LOC104649416 gene encoding protein RALF-like 32 — protein MEAPNFTKLFYFLTFFVTILFIITCVNTQSQCNDTIAKCNDEDMEFLMESEISKRFLAERKKYISPGALKRDQPVCNGGGSGQPYSRSCLPPPSNPYNRGCSKYYRCRGDQ, from the coding sequence atggaagctccaaatttcacaaaattgttctatttcttgacattttttgttaccattttatttataattacatGTGTTAATACCCAATCCCAATGCAATGATACAATAGCTAAGTGTAATGATGAAGATATGGAGTTTTTAATGGAATCTGAAATTAGCAAAAGATTTcttgcagaaagaaaaaaatatatatctccTGGTGCTCTGAAAAGAGATCAACCGGTTTGTAACGGCGGCGGAAGCGGCCAACCGTATTCGCGGAGCTGCCTTCCGCCGCCGTCAAATCCGTATAATAGAGGTTGTTCTAAGTATTATCGATGTAGAGGTGATCAATAG
- the LOC101248519 gene encoding uncharacterized protein, which translates to MATHSDMYAVKSLNKSPGRRRFTFKTFSERIEDVDIDVYRNLDPLKAEPTEGSSFFRDCITEWRELNTAEDFISFYEEIFPLVQTLPQIILQKELIVAKLLSRLDMKGRLSLEPILGLIAALSRDLLEDFLPFLQRIADSLACLLKSGADREPDIIEQIFRSWSFIMMYLQKYLVKDVVDVLKVTVQLRYYPKEYVHEFMADSVSFILRNAPVKQLIKGVRKLMFEVAKKPLEIRKSAVSSLLWYVVRGSPSRLHSRAEQVLRLLTDKSLFVIGDQFTGGAEAILEVLVLALQRLCEELEATELELMWVCLYDEITECVTQGHLLHLGRLLSLLVSTLQASYIQKISDYQGLLQLIQLLVQTYILPYPTVKEIDQASNVVDKVMQSMLCIFDGLYRANNISTLSSVSMQWAPVFDLRNKSLLSFVEDLLLKDPCIVHFFRASIISALNDMIEISEEEVIHLLQIFFKRLPAQGHSFLDEVPNEKLSRIHSFLREGIGRWILRIQKKPYSAQIDENELAILWGIVACYPIAGGSANESLLMDLVKALDELLSTESADIAGHPRTTWQSLVGAALGSYCKLVATQNSRFDDSVVSSFLDLARKHKTCSQVLSPVADFLDSVCGSIIQADASTKKYHPELVVSKLVDTLGVFAANLSHHDKNLRLSTLRILCHYEPLTDVSSANEQPFEKKVRMDNPQSTLVDYHGNDVIHLLLLIEETPLSIVTSRKVILLISKIQMSLSSGRVAEEYMPVVLSGIIGIFHNRFSYLWNPTFDCIAVLLSQYFGLLWDRYIEYLDHYLSVFLGSCDEAAQSKGESLETASDLNGSFRTYVCPVSDGASCATVFSLLIQCLQRIPSVAESRSRQIIPLFLKFLGYNIEDLKSVELYNQESCKGKEWKSVLQEWLSLFRLMRNPRSFYLNQFFKEVLLYRLLEEDDADLQSKVLDCLLNWKDDFLLPYEQHLKNLINSKSLREELTTWSLSRESDLVDTRHRAFLVPIVIRVLSPKVRKLKALASRKHASVHHRKAILGFLAQLDVEELPLFFALLIKPLVSASQGAAAKSAWPWTTPGVLQHGLDSFSVLEHFSRDCINAISWKKRYGFLHVIEDIVAVFDEVHISPFLDLFMGCIVRLLDSCTSTLEGTRNDGALADHAHQLEDKIVTNMAAKQCKDLRSLCLKIISFILSKFEDHDFSPEFWDLFFMSVKPLVASFKQEGASSEKASSLFSCFLAMSRSSKLVPLLSREKNLVPDVFSMLAVSTASDAIVSSVLKFVENLLYLDIELGNEDNLLRRLLLPHVDVLVCSLHHLFVHDGAHKRKIVKYPGEKELNVFKLLSKHIKGPLAARKFLDILLPVLSKRSKDPEICVGSLQIIKDIVEPLGSESSKKIVKSVSPLVISAGLDVRTSICDVLDAVAENDSSVHPTANLLRELNATSTVELGDLDYDTVIAAYEKISADFFHTVPEEHALIILSHAIHDMSSGDLILRQSAYKLLLSFVEFSSQIVDRELKSEQESSGAWVRHILSNFFLKHMGTAMNKEDTIKKVWIDLLRDMVLKLPTVEDFRSFAVLYSEDPEQDFFNNIVHLQRHRRARALLRFKNVISSGNLSKVLINKVFIPLLFKMLLDGQVGKGENIRSACLEAVGSISKFMDWRLYYALLNRCFREMTLKPDKQKVLLRLISSILDQFHFSETTSDHVTKDSMQDIQNTSLIESGKVIGFSELSEIQKCLQKDMLPRVHKMLTADTDNLNVNISLILLKLLKLLPGDIMESHLPSIMHRIANFLKNRLESVRDEARAALAACLKELGLEYLQFVVKVLRGTLKRGFELHVLGFTLNFLLSKFLLNPSSGKLDYCLEDLLSIAVNDILSDVSEEKEVEKIASKMKETRKQKSYDTLKLIAQSITFKTHALKLLAPILKHLQKQLTPKVKSKFENMFSHIAAGIQCNPSVNQTELFIFGYGLIKDGIKDESPGRAETSTLMEGKQKKDEVSSQIAKSDKLIGVDPRYSHLITEFALGVLQNYMKNMKFDKKDEQLLSMLDPYVRLLGECLNSKYENVMSASLRCLSPLVRLPLPSLESQAEKIKHSLLNIAQGSVTSSNPLLESCVKLLTVLLRSTKITLSTDQLHMLIQFPLFVDLERNPSFVALSLLKAIVSRKLVVAEIYDIVNRVAELMVTSQVESIRKKSSQILLQFLLDYHISGKRLQQHLDFLLSNLRYEHSTGREAILEMLHAVIMKFPISIIDEQSQTFFLHLVVCLANDRDNRVRSMTGTVIKLLVGRVSPRSLQSILEFSRSWYLGDKPHLWSAAAQVLGLLIEVLKDGFQKYIDSLLPVMRNILQSAVNVLTNKQVDLPNDATISSWKEAYYSLVLFEKILNQFPKLCFRKDFEDLWEAICELLLHPHLWLRNISNRLVACYFATVTEACKENLELPQGTYFLMRPSRLFFIATSLCCQLKVLQTDDAASDLITQNLVFSICSLHSFLGKTECKDKFWSTIEHDEQGLLLKAFQQLDSRKGKNIYLSLVSDLSDQEDEGQRYLVISYLLKTMGKISLHVEDMQMRIIFNCFKSVSPKLIDQSRLLSPEGEVDCQSFAYHMLLPLYKVCEGFAGKVISDDVKQLAEGVRGSISNVIGTHIFVQIYSHIRKNIKSKRDKRKQEEKVIAVVNPMRNAKRKLRISEKHKAHKKRKMMAMKMGRWM; encoded by the exons ATGGCAACACATTCAGATATGTATGCTGTTAAATCTCTCAACAAATCCCCGGGTCGCCGCCGTTTTACT TTCAAGACATTCTCAGAGCGGATTGAGGATGTTGACATTGATGTGTACAGAAATCTTGACCCTTTAAAAGCTGAGCCCACCGAAGGTTCCTCCTTCTTCCGGGATTGCATTACGGAATGGAGA GAATTAAACACGGCAGAggattttatttcattttatgagGAAATATTTCCCTTGGTACAGACGCTACCACAAATTATACTGCAGAAGGAACTGATAGTTGCAAAGCTTCTTTCGAGACTGGACATGAAAGGGAGACTATCCCTTGAGCCAATCCTCGG GTTGATTGCAGCATTATCTAGAGATCTCCTGGAGGACTTCTTACC CTTTCTCCAGAGGATTGCTGACTCTTTGGCATGTCTTCTCAAAAGTGGTGCTGATAGGGAACCAGATATAATTGAGCAG ATTTTCAGGTCATGGTCTTTTATTATGATGTACCTGCAAAAATATCTTGTTAAAGATGTTGTTGATGTTCTAAA GGTAACAGTACAATTAAGATACTATCCCAAGGAGTACGTCCATGAATTTATGGCCGACTCAGTATCATTCATATTGAGGAATGCTCCTGTTAAACAACTTATAAAAG GTGTGAGGAAGCTTATGTTTGAAGTTGCGAAGAAGCCACTGGAAATAAGAAAGTCTGCTGTCAGTTCACTATTGTGGTATGTTGTGAGAGGAAGCCCCTCAAGGTTACACTCAAGGGCTGAACAAGTGTTACGCCTACTGACTGACAAGTCTCTGTTTGTAATAGGTGATCAGTTCACAGGGG GTGCTGAGGCTATTCTTGAAGTTCTTGTTTTAGCACTGCAGAGATTATGTGAGGAATTGGAAGCTACAGAGTTGGAGTTGATGTGGGTTTGCTTATATGACGAGATAACGGAGTGTGTAACTCAAGGCCACCTGTTGCACCTTGGTCGCCTTTTGTCCCTTCTGGTTTCTACCCTGCAAGCTAGTTACATTCAGAAAATTTCTG ATTACCAAGGGTTGCTACAATTGATCCAGTTACTTGTACAGACTTACATTCTGCCTTATCCTACTGTGAAGGAAATTGATCAAGCATCAAATGTTGTTGACAAAGTTATGCAGTCAATGCTTTGCATTTTTGATGGTCTATATAGAGCTAATAATATTTCTACTCTCTCTTCTGTTTCAATGCAATGGGCTCCTGTGTTTGATTTGAGGAATAAGAG TTTGCTGTCTTTTGTCGAAGATCTTCTATTGAAGGACCCTTGCATTGTCCATTTCTTCAGAGCTAGCATTATAAG TGCATTAAATGATATGATTGAGATTTCAGAAGAAGAGGTTATCCATTTGCTGCAGATCTTTTTTAAGAGGCTGCCAGCACAAGGGCATAGCTTCTTGGATGAAGTTCCAAATGAGAAGCTTTCAAGAATTCATAGTTTTCTCCGAGAAGGCATTGGCCGCTGGATTCTGCGGATTCAAAAGAAACCATATTCTGCCCAAATTGACGAAAACGAGTTAGCCATTCTGTGGGGAATCGTAGCCTGTTACCCTATAGCAGGTGGTTCAGCGAATGAGTCATTGCTAATGGACTTGGTTAAAGCTCTAGATGAGCTTTTGAGTACTGAATCTG CTGACATTGCTGGGCATCCCAGGACTACCTGGCAGAGCTTGGTTGGTGCTGCATTGGGTTCTTATTGCAAGTTAGTGGCCACTCAAAATTCCAGATTTGATGATTCTGTTGTTAGCAGTTTCTTAGATCTGGCAAGGAAGCACAAGACATGTTCTCAAGTGTTGTCTCCAGTAGCTGATTTTTTGGATTCGGTTTGTGG GTCCATAATCCAAGCTGATGCAAGCACTAAAAAGTATCACCCAGAGCTTGTAGTGAGTAAGTTGGTGGATACCTTAGGCGTGTTTGCTGCAAATTTGAGCCACCACGACAAGAATTTGCGGCTTTCGACCCTGAGAATATTGTGCCACTATGAACCTTTGACTGATGTCAGTTCTGCTAATGAACAGCCCTTTGAGAAGAAAGTGAGAATGGATAATCCTCAGAGCACTCTTGTGGATTACCATGGCAATGAT GTTATTCATCTCCTACTTTTGATTGAAGAAACGCCTCTTTCTATTGTGACCAGTAGAAAAGTCATCCTACTGATATCCAAAATACAGATGAGTTTATCTTCCGGAAGGGTAGCTGAAGAGTATATGCCTGTTGTTCTCAGTGGAATTATTGGAATCTTTCATAACCGTTTTAGCTATTTGTGGAACCCGACATTTGACTGCATAGCTGTCCTCCTTAGTCAATACTTTGGGCTGTTGTGGGACAGATATATTGAGTACCTTGATCATTATCTGTCTGTTTTTCTGGGTTCTTGTGATGAAGCTGCTCAAAGCAAGGGGGAATCGTTAGAAACAGCTAGTG ATTTGAATGGAAGCTTTAGGACTTATGTCTGTCCGGTGTCTGATGGTGCGTCATGTGCAACAGTTTTTTCCTTGTTGATTCAGTGCTTACAGAGAATTCCATCTGTTGCTGAATCGCGTTCACGACAAATCATACCTCTGTTCTTGAAGTTCCTAGGCTATAATATTGAAGATCTTAAGAG TGTGGAATTATACAATCAGGAGAGTTGTAAGGGGAAAGAGTGGAAAAGCGTTCTTCAAGAATGGTTGTCCTTATTCAGACTGATGCGAAACCCTAGGTCTTTTTATCTCAATCAATTCTTCAAGGAGGTTTTACTGTACAG GCTTCTTGAGGAAGATGATGCTGACTTGCAAAGTAAGGTCCTTGATTGCCTGTTAAATTGGAAAGATGACTTCTTACTTCCATATGAGCAGCATCTAAAAAATCTGATAAATTCGAAAAGTCTGAGGGAGGAGCTCACTACGTGGAGCTTATCTAGGGAATCAGATCTTGTTGATACGAGGCATAGAGCTTTCCTTGTGCCTATTGTTATCAGAGTACTGTCTCCAAAAGTCAGAAAGTTAAAGGCGCTCGCTTCTCGTAAg CATGCAAGTGTCCATCATCGAAAGGCAATTCTTGGCTTCTTAGCTCAGCTAGATGTTGAAGAGCTTCCTCTTTTCTTTGCTTTGCTGATAAAACCCCTTGTATCGGCTTCACAAGGTGCTGCGGCGAAGAGTGCATGGCCCTGGACTACACCTGGAGTTCTTCAGCATGGGCTTGACTCATTTAGTGTTTTGGAGCATTTTTCCAGAGATTGTATCAATGCCATTTCATGGAAGAAGAGATATGGTTTTCTACATGTAATTGAGGATATTGTAGCTGTTTTTGATGAAGTGCACATTAGCCCTTTTCTTGATCTGTTTATGGGATGCATTGTGCGTCTCTTGGACAGCTGTACATCAACTCTTGAAGGCACACGAAATGATGGGGCGCTGGCTGATCATGCTCACCAACTAGAGGATAAAATCGTG ACAAACATGGCTGCAAAGCAGTGCAAGGATTTGAGATCTTTATGCCTGAAGATTATCTCTTTTATCCTTAGCAAATTTGAAGATCATGATTTCAGTCCTGAATTTTGGGATTTGTTCTTTATGTCAGTAAAACCCTTAGTTGCCAGTTTCAAACAGGAAGGTGCTAGTAGTGAGAAAGCAAGCTCGTTATTCTCTTGTTTTCTGGCTATGAGTAGAAGTTCCAAACTTGTGCCTCTGTTGTCTCGAGAAAAGAATCTTGTACCTGATGTATTTTCGATGTTAGCAGTCtcaacagcatcagatgccatCGTTTCCTCGGTACTCAAGTTTGTGGAGAATCTGTTGTATCTTGATATTGAGCTAGGTAATGAAGACAACCTGCTTAGGAGATTACTGCTTCCTCATGTTGATGTACTAGTATGCAGTTTGCATCATCTTTTTGTACATGATGGTGCACATAAAAG GAAGATTGTTAAATATCCTGGGGAAAAAGAGCTCAATGTCTTCAAGCTTTTATCAAAGCACATAAAGGGACCATTGGCTGCAAGGAAGTTTCTTGACATCTTGCTTCCGGTTCTGTCAAAGAGATCCAAAGACCCTG AAATTTGTGTAGGCAGTTTACAGATTATTAAGGATATTGTAGAACCATTGGGTAGTGAAAGCAGTAAAAAGATCGTCAAATCTGTTTCTCCACTCGTAATTTCTGCTGGCTTGGATGTCCGTACTTCTATTTGTGATGTTCTTGATGCTGTCGCAGAGAATGATTCTTCTGTACATCCTACG GCAAATCTTCTTCGTGAATTGAATGCCACGTCTACTGTAGAGTTGGGAGATCTTGATTATGATACCGTGATTGCTGCTTATGAAAAGATAAGTGCAGATTTTTTCCACACTGTCCCGGAAGAGCATGCCTTGATTATTCTGTCACATGCTATTCATGATATGTCATCCGGGGATCTTATTTTGAGACAGAGTGCATATAAATTGTTGCTTTCGTTTGTTGAGTTTTCTAGTCAAATAGTCGATAGAGAGTTGAAATCTGAACAAGAATCTTCTGGAGCCTGGGTTAGGCATATACTAAGCAACTTCTTTTTGAAGCACATGGGTACTGCAATGAACAAAGAAGATACAATCAAGAAG GTATGGATCGATCTACTTCGAGATATGGTCCTGAAGCTTCCAACAGTGGAAGACTTCAGATCATTTGCAGTTCTTTACAGTGAAGATCCAGAGCAGgacttcttcaacaatattgtGCATTTGCAA AGACATAGGCGAGCAAGGGCTTTGTTACGCTTTAAGAATGTCATCAGTTCCGGGAATCTATCTAAG GTTCTCATAAATAAGGTGTTTATCCCTCTACTCTTTAAAATGTTGCTTGATGGACAAGTTGGAAAGGGTGAAAATATTAGAAGTGCATGTTTGGAAGCTGTTGGATCAATTTCTAAATTCATGGACTGGAGATTGTATTATGCATTACTCAATAGATGCTTTCGGGAAATGACACTGAAACCAGATAAACAAAAGGTGTTATTGCGGTTAATAAGCTCCATCTTGGACCAGTTCCATTTCTCAGAGACTACTTCTGATCATGTTACCAAGGATTCTATGCAAGATATTCAAAATACTAGTTTGATAGAGTCTGGCAAAGTCATTGGCTTTTCTGAACTTTCGGAAATACAAAAGTGTCTCCAAAAGGATATGCTTCCCAGGGTACACAAAATGTTGACTGCTGATACTGATAATCTCAATGTAAACATTAGTTTAATTCTGCTTAAGTTGCTCAAGCTACTTCCTGGAGACATCATGGAATCGCACCTTCCATCTATAATGCACCGCATCGCGAATTTCCTTAAGAATCGTTTGGAAAGTGTTCGTGATGAAGCCAGAGCTGCTTTGGCTGCTTGTTTAAAAGAACTAGGGCTGGAGTACTTGCAATTTGTTGTCAAAGTCTTGAGAGGCACTCTGAAGAGAGGATTTGAATTGCATGTTTTAGGATTCACTCTCAATTTTCTACTATCAAAGTTTCTTCTAAATCCCAGTAGTGGGAAGTTGGATTATTGTTTAGAGGATCTTCTCTCCATTGCAGTAAATGATATACTTAGTGATGTTTCAGAGGAGAAAGAGGTTGAGAAGATTGCTTCAAAGATGAAAGAGACTAGGAAGCAGAAGTCATATGATACCCTTAAATTGATTGCCCAAAGCATTACATTCAAAACACATGCTCTGAAGCTGCTTGCGCCGATTCTTAAGCATTTACAGAAGCAGCTGACTCCAaaagtaaaatcaaaatttgagaaTATGTTCTCTCATATAGCTGCTGGAATACAGTGTAATCCTTCCGTTAACCAGACGGAACTCTTTATCTTTGGATATGGTCTTATTAAAGATGGCATAAAAGATGAATCTCCAGGGCGTGCAGAGACATCGACGCTAATGGAAGGTAAGCAAAAGAAAGATGAAGTAAGCAGCCAGATTGCTAAATCAGATAAGTTGATCGGCGTTGATCCACGATATTCCCATCTTATTACTGAGTTTGCTCTTGGAGTGCTTCAGAATTACATGAAGAACATGAAATTTGACAAGAAAGACGAGCAGTTGTTGTCAATGCTAGATCCATATGTAAGATTATTGGGTGAATGCTTAAACTCAAAATATGAGAATGTCATGTCTGCCTCACTTAGGTGCTTATCTCCTCTGGTGAGGCTCCCTTTGCCATCTCTTGAATCTCAGGCAGAGAAGATAAAGCATTCATTACTGAATATTGCTCAAGGTTCAGTAACTTCCAGTAACCCATTATTGGAGTCTTGCGTTAAGTTGCTAACTGTGCTTTTGCGAAGCACTAAGATCACACTTTCTACTGATCAACTGCATATGCTAATCCAGTTTCCTCTTTTTGTTGATCTTGAAAGAAATCCCTCTTTTGTGGCTCTCTCACTGTTGAAAGCAATAGTGAGTAGGAAGTTGGTAGTTGCAGAAATCTATGATATAGTTAACCGTGTTGCAGAGTTGATGGTGACTAGTCAAGTTGAATCAATTCGTAAGAAAAGCAGCCAAATTTTGTTGCAGTTTTTACTGGACTACCATATATCCGGGAAACGTCTTCAACAACATCTTGATTTCTTACTTTCAAACTTAAG ataTGAGCATTCAACTGGAAGAGAAGCTATCCTTGAAATGCTTCATGCTGTTATAATGAAATTCCCTATTAGCATCATAGATGAACAATCTCAGACGTTTTTTCTGCATTTGGTGGTTTGTCTGGCGAATGATCGTGACAACAGAGTCCGTTCAATGACTGGTACAGTCATAAAGTTACTTGTTGGACGAGTCAGCCCCCGCTCACTCCAGTCAATTCTTGAGTTTAGTCGGTCCTGGTATCTGGGAGATAAACCACATTTATGGAGTGCTGCAGCACAG GTTTTGGGGTTACTCATTGAAGTACTTAAAGATGGTTTCCAAAAGTATATTGATAGCCTTCTACCTGTTATGAGAAACATCTTGCAATCTGCTGTTAATGTTCTTACAAATAAGCAAGTGGATCTACCGAATGATGCAACAATTTCATCTTGGAAAGAAGCATATTATTCACTGGTTCTGTTTGAGAAGATATTAAATCAATTTCCTAAGTTGTGCTTCAGAAAGGATTTTGAG GATCTGTGGGAAGCAATCTGTGAGTTGCTTTTGCATCCGCATCTGTGGTTGCGCAACATATCAAACCGTCTTGTGGCTTGCTACTTTGCCACTGTGACTGAGGCTTGTAAAGAAAACCTTGAACTGCCACAAGGAACTTACTTTTTGATGAGGCCAAGTAGACTTTTCTTCATAGCTACTTCTCTTTGTTGCCAACTGAAGGTGTTGCAGACTGATGATGCTGCCAGTGATCTCATTACTCAAAATCTTGTATTTTCAATTTGCTCTCTGCATTCATTCTTAGGAAAAACTGAATGTAAAGATAAGTTCTGGTCCACCATTGAACATGACGAGCAGGGTCTTCTACTTAAGGCTTTTCAACAGCTTGATTCAAGGAAAGGGAAAAACATCTATTTGTCTCTTGTGTCTGACCTTAGTGATCAAGAAGATGAAGGCCAGCGCTACTTGGTCATTTCTTATTTGCTTAAGACAATGGGAAAGATTTCCCTTCATGTGGAGGATATGCAG ATGAGAATTATCTTCAATTGTTTCAAATCAGTTTCACCAAAGCTTATAGATCAGAGTAGATTGTTGTCCCCTGAAGGTGAGGTTGATTGCCAAAGCTTTGCATATCATATGCTGTTGCCCCTGTACAAAGTTTGTGAAGGATTTGCCGGAAAAGTTATATCAG ACGACGTGAAACAACTGGCTGAAGGAGTGCGGGGGAGCATAAGCAATGTTATAGGAACACATATTTTTGTCCAAATCTACAGTCATATAAGGAAGAATATCAAATCGAAGAGGGATAAGAGGAAACAAGAAGAGAAGGTCATTGCTGTCGTCAATCCAATGAGAAACGCCAAGAGAAAGCTGCGGATCTCAGAAAAGCATAAAGCACACAAGAAGAGGAAAATGATGGCAATGAAGATGGGAAGATGGATGTAG
- the LOC101244905 gene encoding uncharacterized protein, which translates to MADRNNSSAITVTAAVKPIWAKQAEEAKLKSEAEKDAAAKAAFEATFKNVETSATAAAAASDSDLDDEEYEQKRLAAKPIGPVDPIKCTAAGTGIAGGTACAPSTFTVVTKDSDGRKVPHGGAQVKIRVSPGVGVGGSDLEGIVKDMGDGTYTVSYIVQKRGNYMVNVECNGKPIMGSPFPVFFSTGSTTGGLLGIVPSATFPNMVNQNMPNMPNYSGSVSGAVPGLLGMIPGIVPGASGGVVLPGIGASIGEVCREYLYGRCAKSDCKFNHPPHNLLMTALAATTSMGTLSQVPMAPSAAAMAAAQAIVAAQALQAHAAQAQAQSGKDSSGDKDGKAESLKRTLQVSNLSPLLTVDQLKQLFGFCGAIIDCSITESKHFAYIEYSKPEEATAALALNNIEVGGRPLNVEMAKQLPPKAAVLNSSMGSSSLPLMMQQAVAMQQMQFQQALLMQQAMTEQQAANRAATMKTATDLAAARAAEISKMLKANGLVSEDKETDDKAKSPSPSRARSRSRSPSKSRSRSRSPISYRRRRRSRSFSPPRRSRDYRSRSPVRSRRYSGYEDERRSYRDVRYANERSRRRDFVRFYDRRSPVSRRNRSRSTSPRTRKSYHDDSGSPKHRRESPALKTSRASRHESLSPEHRRKSRSSPKDGERKSKYSRRSRSKSAEFRDQSDDKLERSKGEKTRQKDQRRSASPQVDEDAQKKMSPEVVEESKSKQRRASRSRSPEEKHLSSRSREEKRKHHARRRSRSRSKSPEEKVHSSDKLDRNKGDKRKHRSRRHSKSRSRSPEEKQHSSAKLERSRKEKSKSRSKRRSRSRSVDEKQHGTKQSASHSDSRRSKQRARSRSNSSESRHGSGQDETLKDEGRGHRGHQKRSRQDDNNHGTTEISLMEEEGM; encoded by the exons ATGGCTGACCGGAACAATTCATCGGCGATTACAGTGACGGCAGCGGTGAAACCGATATGGGCGAAGCAAGCGGAAGAAGCGAAGCTTAAGAGCGAAGCAGAGAAAGATGCGGCTGCGAAAGCTGCTTTCGAAGCCACTTTTAAGAACGTCGAAACTTCAGCCACTGCGGCCGCGGCCGCATCCGACAGTGACTTAGACGATGAGGAATACGAGCAGAAGAGGCTTGCGGCGAAGCCGATCGGTCCGGTTGACCCTATAAAATGCACAGCCGCTGGCACTGGAATCGCCGGTGGAACAGCGTGTGCTCCGTCAACTTTCACCGTTGTGACGAAGGATTCTGATGGTCGTAAGGTACCACATGGTGGGGCGCAGGTTAAGATTAGAGTTTCACCTGGTGTTGGAGTTGGAGGATCAGATTTGGAAGGGATTGTGAAGGATATGGGTGATGGGACATACACAGTGAGTTATATTGTTCAGAAGAGAGGAAATTATATGGTGAATGTTGAATGTAATGGGAAGCCTATCATGGGTAGTCCTTTCCCTGTTTTCTTCAGCACAG GCAGTACGACTGGCGGGCTATTGGGTATAGTACCATCAGCCACATTTCCAAATATGGTCAACCAGAACATGCCTAATATGCCAAACTATTCTGGTTCTGTATCCGGGGCAGTTCCAGGATTGCTTGGGATGATACCAGGTATTGTTCCTGGAGCTTCTGGAGGTGTCGTTTTACCTGGAATTGGAGCATCTATTGGGGAAGTTTGCCGAGAGTACCTTTATGGACGATGCGCAAAAAGTGATTGCAAATTCAATCACCCCCCTCACAATCTTCTAATGACTGCTCTAGCTGCGACCACCAGTATGGGAACACTTAGTCAAGTGCCCATGGCACCTTCTGCGGCTGCTATGGCTGCTGCTCAGGCTATTGTTGCTGCACAAGCTCTTCAAGCGCATGCTGCTCAGGCACAAGCACAGTCTGGAAAAGATTCGTCTG GTGACAAAGATGGTAAGGCTGAATCCCTTAAAAGAACTTTGCAAGTCAGCAATCTCAGCCCACTTCTGACAGTGGATCAGTTGAAACAGCTGTTTGGTTTCTGTGGTGCAATCATTGATTGTAGCATTACTGAATCCAAACATTTTGCTTACATCGAATACTCAAAACCCGAAGAAGCAACTGCTGCTTTAGCATTGAACAATATAGAAGTTGGTGGTCGCCCCTTAAATGTTGAAATGGCAAAACAACTTCCTCCGAAGGCAGCTGTCTTAAATTCATCAATGGGCTCTTCTTCTTTGCCCTTGATGATGCAGCAAGCGGTAGCAATGCAGCAGATGCAGTTCCAGCAAGCCTTATTAATGCAGCAAGCTATGACTGAACAACAAGCTGCTAATCGAGCTGCAACCATGAAAACTGCTACAGATTTGGCTGCCGCAAGAGCTGCAGAAATAAGCAAGATGTTGAAAGCAAACGGCCTGGTTTCTGAAGATAAGGAAACTGATGACAAGGCTAA GTCACCTTCTCCCAGTCGTGCGAGGTCAAGATCCAGGTCGCCATCTAAATCTCGATCCAGATCAAGATCTCCAATAAGTTATAGGCGAAGGCGGAGATCCCGTTCTTTCTCTCCTCCACGGAGATCAAGAGATTATAGATCCAGGTCACCTGTGAGATCCCGGCGTTATTCAGGCTACGAAGATGAAAGGCGGTCATATAGGGATGTTAGATATGCTAATGAAAGAAGTCGAAGACGGGATTTTGTTAGATTTTATGATCGTCGTTCTCCTGTTTCAAGGAGAAACAGAAGTAGGAGCACAAGTCCCCGAACTAGAAAATCTTACCATGACGATTCAGGCTCACCAAAACACCGCCGAGAAAGTCCAGCACTTAAGACAAGTAGAGCTTCTCGCCATGAGTCACTATCGCCTGAACATAGACGAAAAAGTAGGTCATCCCCAAAAGATGgtgaaagaaaatcaaaatatagCAGGCGGTCCAGATCAAAGTCTGCTGAATTTAGGGACCAGTCTGATGATAAGCTAGAACGAAGCAAGGGTGAGAAAACCAGGCAGAAGGATCAAAGAAGGTCAGCATCACCACAGGTTGATGAGGATGCACAGAAGAAAATGTCACCAGAAGTTGTGGAAGAAAGCAAGTCAAAGCAGAGAAGAGCCTCCAGGTCCAGATCTCCAGAAGAGAAGCATCTTTCTAGCAGAAgcagagaagagaaaagaaagcaTCATGCTAGAAGGCGCTCCAGGTCAAGGTCCAAATCTCCTGAAGAGAAAGTTCACTCAAGTGATAAATTAGACAGAAATAAAGGAGATAAACGAAAGCATCGAAGTAGAAGGCACTCAAAGTCAAGGTCCAGATCTCCTGAAGAAAAACAACATTCAAGTGCTAAATTGGAAAGGAGCAGAAAAGAGAAATCAAAGAGTCGAAGTAAAAGGCGCTCCAGGTCAAGATCTGTCGATGAGAAGCAGCATGGAACTAAACAGTCAGCAAGCCATTCTGACAGCCGACGATCAAAGCAAAGAGCACGTTCTAGATCAAATTCTTCTGAAAGTAGGCATGGATCAGGTCAAGATGAAACCTTAAAGGATGAAGGGAGAGGTCATAGGGGTCACCAGAAAAGATCGAGGCAGGATGACAATAATCATGGAACAACTGAGATTAGCTTGATGGAAGAAGAGGGAATGTAA